From a single Streptomyces sp. NBC_01264 genomic region:
- a CDS encoding alanine racemase, whose protein sequence is MALTLYVDTARWRAHQKQIQDQFPGMIPVCKGNGYGFGHERLCEEATRMGADVLAVGTTYEAASIKDWFGGDLLVLTPFRRGEEPVPLPDRVIRSVSSLDGVRGLVGARVVIECMSSMRRHGISEQELGQLHSAIEDVRLEGFALHLPLDRPDGSDAVEEVIGWMDRLRAARLPLHTMFVSHLKASELARLQQQFPQTRFRARIGTRLWLGDHEATEYRGAVLDVTRVAKGDRFGYRQQKAASDGWLVVVAGGTSHGVGLEAPKALHGVMPRAKGVARAGLATVNRNLSPFVWAGKQRWFAEPPHMQVSILFVPSDSPEPKVGEELVAHLRHTTTQFDRVLDA, encoded by the coding sequence ATGGCGCTCACGCTCTACGTCGACACCGCGCGCTGGCGTGCGCACCAGAAGCAGATCCAGGACCAGTTCCCGGGGATGATCCCCGTCTGCAAGGGCAACGGCTACGGCTTCGGTCACGAGCGGCTCTGCGAGGAGGCGACCCGGATGGGCGCCGACGTCCTCGCGGTCGGCACCACGTACGAGGCCGCCAGCATCAAGGACTGGTTCGGGGGTGACCTGCTCGTCCTCACGCCGTTCCGGCGCGGCGAGGAGCCGGTGCCGCTGCCGGACCGGGTCATCCGCTCGGTGTCCTCGCTGGACGGGGTGCGCGGGCTGGTCGGCGCCCGCGTGGTCATCGAGTGCATGAGCTCGATGCGCCGGCACGGCATCTCCGAGCAGGAGCTCGGCCAGCTGCACTCGGCGATCGAGGACGTCCGGCTGGAGGGCTTCGCCCTGCACCTGCCGCTGGACCGCCCGGACGGCTCGGACGCCGTCGAGGAGGTCATCGGCTGGATGGACCGGCTGCGCGCGGCCCGGCTGCCGCTGCACACGATGTTCGTCAGCCACCTGAAGGCCTCGGAGCTGGCGCGGCTGCAGCAGCAGTTCCCGCAGACGCGCTTCCGGGCCCGCATCGGTACCCGGCTGTGGCTGGGCGACCACGAGGCGACCGAGTACCGCGGCGCGGTGCTCGACGTCACCCGCGTCGCCAAGGGCGACCGGTTCGGCTACCGGCAGCAGAAGGCCGCCTCCGACGGCTGGCTGGTCGTCGTCGCCGGCGGCACCTCGCACGGAGTCGGCCTGGAGGCCCCCAAGGCCCTGCACGGGGTGATGCCGCGCGCCAAGGGCGTCGCCCGCGCCGGACTCGCCACCGTCAACCGGAACCTGTCGCCGTTCGTGTGGGCGGGCAAGCAGCGCTGGTTCGCCGAGCCGCCGCACATGCAGGTGTCGATCCTGTTCGTGCCGTCGGACTCACCCGAGCCGAAGGTCGGCGAAGAGCTGGTGGCGCACCTGCGCCACACCACCACGCAGTTCGACCGGGTGCTCGACGCCTGA
- a CDS encoding glycosyltransferase family 87 protein has protein sequence MTKVHEDSPVLPTQQDEVAAAGSELIGGPLGRYARLGGHWLNPVRVVVLVTLGMFALGMVQKLPCYNWAWFRGAGSQYTHACYSDIPHLFVVRGFADGLVPYFDRIPGDMQFLEYPVLTGLFMKVASWMTPGSGSMQHREQMYWMVNAGMLMVCAAVIAVCVARTHRRRPWDALLFALAPGFALTATINWDLMAIALTAAAMLMWSRSRPLAFGVLLGLATAAKFYPLLLLGAVFVLCWRAGKWRAFGPAVGGTVASWLVVNLPVMLFAWEGWQKFYTFSQERPIDFGSVWLLISQRSGNPLEDANTYATGLTLLLCAAIGLLTLTAPRRPRFAQLAFLLVAAFILVNKVYSPQYVLWLIPLAALARPRWRDILIWQTGEVIYFMGIWFYLAYTTSGDKHQGLPLEGYQLSIAAHLLCTLYLCAVVVRDILLPDRDVVRRDGSDDPSGGVLDGAEDVFTFSQTTKAPREAAPSEGQRVDWGVRPGE, from the coding sequence ATGACGAAGGTGCACGAGGACAGCCCCGTACTGCCCACCCAGCAGGACGAGGTGGCCGCCGCGGGGAGCGAGCTCATCGGCGGCCCGCTGGGCCGCTACGCCCGGCTGGGCGGCCATTGGCTGAACCCCGTACGGGTCGTGGTTCTCGTGACGCTGGGGATGTTCGCACTCGGCATGGTGCAGAAGCTGCCCTGCTACAACTGGGCGTGGTTCCGCGGGGCGGGCTCCCAGTACACCCACGCCTGCTACTCGGACATCCCGCACCTCTTCGTCGTACGCGGCTTCGCCGACGGCCTCGTCCCGTACTTCGACCGGATCCCCGGCGACATGCAGTTCCTGGAGTACCCCGTGCTCACCGGGCTCTTCATGAAGGTCGCCTCCTGGATGACCCCGGGCAGCGGCTCCATGCAGCACCGCGAGCAGATGTACTGGATGGTCAACGCGGGCATGCTGATGGTCTGCGCGGCCGTGATCGCGGTGTGCGTGGCCCGTACCCACCGCCGACGGCCTTGGGACGCACTGCTCTTCGCCCTCGCGCCCGGTTTCGCGCTGACCGCGACCATCAACTGGGACCTGATGGCCATCGCCCTGACCGCCGCCGCGATGCTCATGTGGTCGCGGAGCCGGCCGCTGGCCTTCGGTGTTCTGCTCGGCCTGGCCACCGCGGCCAAGTTCTATCCCCTGCTGCTGCTCGGGGCCGTGTTCGTGCTCTGCTGGCGGGCCGGGAAGTGGCGTGCCTTCGGCCCGGCGGTTGGCGGCACCGTGGCCTCCTGGCTCGTGGTGAACCTGCCCGTCATGCTCTTCGCCTGGGAGGGCTGGCAGAAGTTCTACACCTTCAGCCAGGAGCGGCCGATCGACTTCGGATCCGTGTGGCTGCTGATCTCCCAGCGCTCGGGGAACCCGCTCGAAGATGCCAACACCTACGCGACGGGCCTGACGCTGCTGCTGTGCGCGGCCATCGGCCTGCTCACGCTCACCGCGCCCCGCCGCCCCCGCTTCGCCCAGCTGGCCTTCCTGCTGGTGGCCGCCTTCATCCTGGTCAACAAGGTCTACTCGCCCCAGTACGTGCTGTGGCTCATCCCGCTCGCCGCACTGGCCCGGCCGCGCTGGCGGGACATCCTGATCTGGCAGACCGGCGAGGTCATCTACTTCATGGGCATCTGGTTCTACCTCGCCTACACGACCAGCGGCGACAAGCACCAGGGCCTGCCGCTGGAGGGCTACCAGCTGTCGATCGCGGCCCACCTGCTGTGCACGCTCTACCTGTGCGCGGTGGTCGTACGCGACATCCTGCTGCCCGACCGGGACGTGGTGCGGCGCGACGGCTCGGACGACCCCTCGGGGGGCGTCCTGGACGGCGCGGAGGACGTCTTCACGTTCTCGCAGACGACGAAGGCGCCGCGGGAAGCGGCGCCTTCGGAGGGCCAGCGGGTCGACTGGGGCGTACGCCCCGGGGAGTGA
- a CDS encoding transglycosylase domain-containing protein, whose amino-acid sequence MSEHRRKPQQPQSGGRAAARRAAQQRPSRGAGRDVPTASPSGSYGQQPGHGSRADARRAVGRAPAGRGRGAIAAAGAGRPKRFINYPRGEKVGWKRFVPSWKLVSGTALGFFAIITAGAGIGIASVDTPDVNKTAKAQNNVFYWADGSQMVATGGSVNRQIVPIDKIPRSMQNAVIAAENESFESDKGVDPMGIARAVWNMAKGGSTQGGSTITQQYVKNQYLDSDQTLKRKVTELFISIKLGVSEEKNVILAGYLNTAYYGRDAYGIQAAARAYFGKDCNELTPSESAFLAAVLKGPNLYNPDGGIGAAATPELNTKRAQDRWAWVLNREVKVGRMQQAEREKYTTFPTFVESAQAAGMTGQIGYLVDTANLYLSKSKGIKAEDLAKGGYQIHTTFRKEKVDALVKAVENTRDGVLDEKKRPKTDTFVQFGAASVDVKTGALVALYGGPGIDKKHFNNNANTSGVQVGSTWKPFVLAAAMEYGTQNSKGKGISADSKYQANDLTVINNRSGEPLRDGSGRPFRQKNESPTAYGYVTLNEAMEKSINVPFAQLIFDVGHDKVKQVAEATGILPDSFDPNDNASFALGTSTPSAIRMANSYATFAASGVHHEQYSVTSVQKSGKELPNFGPPKGKRAMDDSIADNITKVLENVVQNGTGTKAKKLGRPAAGKTGTTDENMSAWFVGYTPELSTSVALFRSDPSAKKKQLISMEGVAGIPSLHGGDIPAEIWTKYMKEALDGVPKVKFPEAEDIGIVADAAGAPSPSPSPSPSPSPSPSPSNSPSPSPSPSPSPSRGGKPTCKPWTICNPDPSPSSSRSPSPSPSKSGGGRPGGATNGGSGGFPIGGSTGG is encoded by the coding sequence ATGAGCGAGCACCGCCGCAAACCGCAACAGCCCCAGAGCGGTGGCCGCGCCGCCGCCCGTAGGGCTGCCCAGCAGCGCCCGTCCAGGGGCGCCGGGCGAGACGTCCCCACCGCGTCACCCAGCGGGTCGTACGGGCAGCAGCCGGGTCACGGCAGCCGGGCGGACGCCAGGAGAGCCGTCGGCCGCGCTCCGGCAGGACGGGGCCGGGGCGCCATCGCGGCCGCGGGCGCCGGCCGTCCCAAGCGGTTCATCAACTACCCGCGCGGGGAAAAGGTCGGCTGGAAGCGCTTCGTCCCCTCGTGGAAGCTCGTCAGCGGCACGGCCCTGGGCTTCTTCGCGATCATCACGGCGGGCGCCGGCATCGGTATCGCTTCGGTGGACACCCCCGATGTGAACAAGACGGCCAAGGCGCAGAACAACGTCTTCTACTGGGCCGACGGCTCCCAGATGGTCGCGACGGGCGGCTCCGTCAACCGCCAGATCGTCCCCATCGACAAGATCCCCCGGTCCATGCAGAACGCCGTGATCGCGGCGGAGAACGAGTCTTTCGAGTCGGACAAGGGCGTCGACCCGATGGGCATCGCCCGCGCCGTGTGGAACATGGCCAAGGGCGGCTCCACCCAGGGCGGCTCCACGATCACCCAGCAGTACGTGAAGAACCAGTACCTGGACTCGGACCAGACGCTCAAGCGAAAGGTCACGGAGCTCTTCATCTCGATAAAGCTGGGTGTCAGCGAGGAGAAGAACGTGATCCTCGCCGGCTATCTGAACACCGCCTACTACGGCCGCGACGCCTACGGGATCCAGGCGGCCGCGCGCGCCTACTTCGGCAAGGACTGCAACGAGCTCACCCCCTCCGAGAGCGCCTTCCTGGCGGCCGTTCTCAAGGGCCCGAACCTCTACAACCCCGACGGCGGCATCGGCGCCGCGGCCACGCCCGAACTGAACACCAAGCGGGCCCAGGACCGCTGGGCCTGGGTCCTGAACCGCGAGGTCAAGGTCGGGCGCATGCAGCAGGCCGAGCGGGAGAAGTACACGACCTTCCCCACCTTCGTCGAATCCGCTCAGGCCGCCGGTATGACGGGGCAGATCGGCTACCTGGTCGACACCGCCAACCTGTACCTGTCGAAGAGCAAGGGCATCAAGGCCGAGGACCTGGCCAAGGGCGGATACCAGATCCACACCACCTTCAGAAAAGAGAAGGTGGACGCGCTGGTCAAGGCCGTCGAGAACACCCGCGACGGGGTGCTCGACGAGAAGAAGCGGCCCAAGACCGACACCTTCGTGCAGTTCGGCGCGGCCTCGGTCGACGTGAAGACCGGAGCCCTCGTCGCCCTGTACGGCGGTCCCGGCATCGACAAGAAGCACTTCAACAACAACGCCAACACCTCCGGTGTCCAGGTTGGCTCGACCTGGAAGCCGTTCGTGCTGGCGGCGGCCATGGAGTACGGCACCCAGAACTCCAAGGGCAAGGGGATCTCGGCCGACAGCAAGTACCAGGCGAACGACCTCACGGTGATCAACAACCGTTCGGGCGAGCCGTTGCGTGACGGGTCCGGCAGGCCGTTCCGGCAGAAGAACGAGAGCCCGACCGCCTACGGCTACGTGACCCTGAACGAGGCGATGGAGAAGTCCATCAACGTTCCCTTCGCCCAGCTCATTTTCGACGTCGGCCACGACAAGGTGAAGCAGGTCGCCGAGGCGACCGGCATCCTGCCGGACTCCTTCGACCCGAACGACAACGCCTCCTTCGCCCTAGGCACCTCGACCCCCAGCGCCATCCGGATGGCCAACTCGTACGCCACCTTCGCCGCCTCCGGCGTCCACCACGAGCAGTACTCGGTGACCAGCGTCCAGAAGTCGGGCAAGGAGCTGCCGAACTTCGGTCCTCCCAAGGGCAAGCGGGCCATGGACGACTCGATCGCGGACAACATCACCAAGGTCCTGGAGAACGTCGTCCAGAACGGCACCGGTACGAAGGCCAAGAAGCTCGGCCGGCCGGCCGCGGGCAAGACCGGTACCACCGACGAGAACATGTCGGCCTGGTTCGTCGGCTACACCCCCGAGCTGTCCACCTCGGTGGCGCTGTTCCGCTCGGACCCGAGCGCGAAGAAGAAGCAACTGATCTCGATGGAGGGCGTGGCGGGCATTCCCTCCCTCCACGGTGGTGACATCCCGGCCGAGATCTGGACGAAGTACATGAAGGAGGCGCTGGACGGCGTCCCGAAGGTGAAGTTCCCGGAGGCCGAGGACATCGGCATCGTCGCGGACGCCGCCGGCGCCCCTTCGCCCTCGCCCTCCCCCTCCCCGTCGCCGTCCCCCTCTCCGTCCCCGTCGAACTCGCCCTCCCCGAGCCCGTCCCCCAGCCCGAGCCCGTCGCGCGGCGGCAAGCCGACCTGCAAGCCGTGGACCATCTGCAACCCGGACCCCAGCCCCAGCTCCTCGCGGTCACCCTCGCCCTCGCCCAGCAAGTCGGGCGGCGGCCGGCCGGGCGGCGCGACGAACGGCGGGAGCGGAGGCTTCCCGATAGGGGGCTCCACGGGCGGCTGA
- a CDS encoding PadR family transcriptional regulator codes for MSRRSGILEFAVLGLLRESPMHGYELRKRLNTSLGVFRAFSYGTLYPCLKTLVTNGWLIEEPGNAPEDALAASLAGRRAKIVYRLTAAGKEHFEELLSHTGPDAWEDESFAARFAFFGQTERDVRMRVLEGRRSRLEERLEKMSASLARTRERLDDYTLELQRHGMESVEREVRWLNELIESERAGRDQRRPGPSDETAK; via the coding sequence ATGAGCAGGCGCTCAGGCATTCTTGAGTTCGCTGTTCTCGGCCTGCTTCGCGAATCCCCCATGCACGGTTACGAGCTGCGCAAGCGGCTCAACACCTCGCTGGGGGTGTTCAGAGCGTTCAGCTACGGGACGCTCTACCCCTGCCTCAAGACGCTCGTCACCAACGGCTGGTTGATCGAAGAACCGGGCAATGCCCCGGAAGACGCTCTCGCCGCTTCACTCGCAGGGCGCCGCGCCAAGATCGTCTACCGGTTGACGGCAGCAGGTAAGGAGCACTTCGAGGAGCTCCTCTCCCACACGGGCCCCGATGCCTGGGAGGACGAGTCCTTCGCCGCCCGCTTCGCCTTCTTCGGCCAGACCGAACGAGACGTACGCATGCGGGTACTGGAGGGCCGTCGCAGCCGCCTTGAGGAGCGCCTGGAGAAGATGAGCGCCTCGCTGGCTCGCACACGCGAGCGGCTCGACGACTACACGCTCGAGCTGCAACGCCACGGCATGGAATCCGTGGAGCGCGAAGTGCGCTGGCTGAACGAGCTCATCGAGAGTGAGCGGGCGGGACGGGATCAGAGACGACCCGGTCCGTCCGACGAAACTGCAAAGTGA